A window of Epinephelus lanceolatus isolate andai-2023 chromosome 3, ASM4190304v1, whole genome shotgun sequence genomic DNA:
TATATAGAGTTGTTATTGTTAGCTTGCAGTCTTgtaattaaagggaaatttcggtttatttcaacctgtctcctatcatcctaaatttgtttcaagtgactagtgacatagaaataatagttagcatgttagccgttagcctagatacagccggggcgcatagtagcgtcagacctgttaaaacgtaagtgaacgggcatacttcaagtgcaaagttagtccactaaacaagctttttttccacaaagaccgcctcatatcgttaggataaatttcagagaacatatagaaaacgacatgtaaacgtgttgtcttaccttaccggtgtggtgccatgtttgtttaccatttagctctgctttccaaagcgcggccgaaatatatctcgcaagctctagataaagcccagctggatactactccaggtggcgGTGtttcgtcctcggtcacatccagaccttgaaaataaggctgcaaccagtcccattccttgcaatagaggcattcctcttctgtggggaagctcttcgtcagtgtattctggctcaaataaataagggcggccatcaaactctgcaaagtcaaattcctcctccacaaagtcgaagtctggcaaaaagtcagccattattctataaatctttcataaaataaatgaatgaacttttcaggctactgtccagtTCTGCcatccagctgttgctgcttgttcaggcacgctatgagatcgctgcttgttctcgcgatatttcggccgcgctttggaaagcagggctagatggtaaacagaagagctttgtgaaattgaagaacggaggaggaggagagagagaggcgcaacaggtagaggacgagagaggaggaatggctgctgcaaggctgcgtagctctggagattggtggtgtatctgtgaatgctgtgccccagtgcccacagaagaggagtgcctctgttgcaaggaatgggaccactTGCAGCCTTATtatcaaggtctggatgtgaccgaggacgagacacctccacctggagtagtatccagctgggctttatctagagctcgcgaggtacatttcggctgcgctttggaaagcagagctaaatggtaaacaaacatggcagcacaccggtaaggtaagacaacacgtttacatgtcattttctatatgttctctgacatttatcctaacgatatgaggcggtctttgtggaaaaaaagcttgtttagtggactaactttgcacttgaaggttgcccgttcacttacattttaacaggtctgacgctactatgcgccccggctgtatctaggctaacggctaacatgctaactattatttctatgtcactagtcacttgaaacaaatttaggatgataggagacaggttgaaataaaccgaaatttccctttaagttagTTTAATTATGTTAGCGCAGTTATCTAAAACTGATATTCAAGGAAAGTTAAAAGAGGACACAATACATAACATcctcaaaaaacaacaacaacaacaccagacTAGAAATACAAGACAGGGGGGTGTTCTGTCTTGAGCGCCTACTGGCAGAAATATAAATTGGCGCCTATGGGCTACAGTGACCAATAATAGACCTGTACATGAAACTTGGCCACACGTTTCCTCGTCATGGCCCTTTTCAGTGAAGAAACTTACTGCTCTCCTACATGGATCACaaaaatgtgactcaaaatcTTTTCACATTGTGGACGAAACATTATTTCTCCAGTTTGTGAAGCAATGTGCCGCTAGGACCCCAAATTTTGACAAACCCAAGTGCATTGTAATCAGATCTCAGAATGTCAAGCCTGGCCAGTTAGGTGATTGACTTGCTGTGGTTTTCTacactttgtgttttcattttctaacaaatgttttaaactgacgattcaaaaatgttttaactttgaGCACAAACTGACAAACGAATGGAGCCTGTCTGGAAGTAGAGACAGCTCCTGGTAAGCCCCCTACCCTTGATGAAGTTGCACTCAAATTTGTCTCAGTGGTTTTGCTGACCCACATTATCTGCAGATTTGCCAAACAAAATAATACAGTTACATCTGTTTTAATTTTCTAAGGTTCAATACTTACACTGGACATCTAGAAATAGAGATGAAGAGTTGATCTGTCCATGTTGATTCTGAGACTTGCAGAAGTacgtccctctgtcctcagaaCTGATGGAGGTGAAATGATAGATGTCTTTTTCTCCATGATGCAGTGTTTGGTTCTTCTTGTACCAGGTGTAAgtagctgctgggttagcatcactgctacaggtcagagtcactgaactgccctccactatctcagcagagggactcactgacacagagggaagctttggagcatctggaggagatGTGTCAAGAGATAACTTAAACTAATTGTGTTACTACATTGGGTACTGGAAAAATAAACTGTGGGTAGCTGTGTGTAGCAGCATTTTCAGCTTTAAAGGTGGTCTAACCATATGATGTGTGACCGTTTCAGtctcaaaactgcataaaaccCAACAGTAAAATCTTCCCCTGCAAAGACTGGACAGAGTCAagcagttttttatttattaataagctgttttactcacatttcacatttaTAGAGATGTAATTAGACGTCCTCCACCCCAGCTCGTTCTCAGCTGTACAGTCATACTCTCCAGAGTCAGAGGACTGGATGGAGCTGAAGACGAGCTGTGATTCTTGTCTCTGAGGATGATggtataaatttccattgttctTGTACCAGGTGTAAgtagctgctgggttagcatcactgctacaggtcagagtcactgaactgccctccactatctcagcagagggactcactgacacagagggaagctttggagcatctggaggagaaaTGAATGTTAGAGATGTATAGATGAATTTTAAAGATTAGAATATGTTATCATAGATGATTTAATAAttatttctctttgtttcttttcagaATATTCTCATTATTTGTTACTACAGCTGTCCAGAGTTCTGATCCCGGAGCTGTCACAGCTTAGACCCAATAACAagcctttaataaaatgtaattttcaacAACTCTACAGATTGTCCTCTGTATATGACCACCACTAACATAAAGACCGTATCTGTAGAGTCTGTTATGAATACATTTTCAGAAATTGGTTGctttattgtattgttttaCCATGAAAAATTAAGATATTGACCAACAGCATCCACCGTGTCTCAGTCAAAAACTATTCGGTTAACTTCAGTTGAGAGCTACTGGCCATGacatcatcatcgtcattaAATGTAGCAACAACATATTTCATACCTCTAATATTCCTGAAtcgcaaaaaaaaacaaaagaatttaAATATGTTATATTGCACACACAGTATATCTGaaaattgttttgttgttgttggttgttgttgtttttgtcctgtCCTGAGTAAACGTACACACTGGAGGAGAGCGCCACCTCTCATGTTGTTTTATAGCACAGGAATAGCTGTCTGCAGGATCAATGTCACTTGAATATGAGTAAGAAGTTTCTTTCCAAATTTTCCTCTCATTCCTAAACCAGACATAGGAATGACGAGCAGGTAGAACACATCGGCTGTGACACTTCAGCTTTGGCCAGGTAGACCTCACCTGCACCTGGAGGTCTGGTTCTGTGAGGATGAAACAGGAATGTTATTTTAGATAaaactgtcaacacacacaaatgcaaataACACACAACACATTCACATTATTGTTTCAAGATGAACATGGAAgtaatgaacatatgaatgaaaatgttacCTGTGACAGACAAAGTGACTCCAGTTAAACCAGTGTAACCAGGGAGTTGGTTTGTTGTGAACCTGAACTTGTACACAGCTGAGTCGCTCTCTCTCAGGTCTCTGATTGTCAGAGTGCAGTTGTTTATATAGTAACTGTACTGTACACGGTTTGAGATCTTTCTCAGATCCACAGGCACATTACCATTCATTTTAGTAAACCAAATTCTATCTTTTAGTCTGTTATATTGTGCTCCTGTTGTTGGTGGATATGTGTAGCTGCAGCCTATGTTCACTGTTGATCCTTTTACAGCACAGATCTCAGTAGAGGTGTAAGTCACTGCCCAGCCATTCTGACCCTGTATCA
This region includes:
- the LOC144462498 gene encoding B-cell receptor CD22-like isoform X2; the encoded protein is MSSTAAAAASGFVVFLLSVQVIQGQNGWAVTYTSTEICAVKGSTVNIGCSYTYPPTTGAQYNRLKDRIWFTKMNGNVPVDLRKISNRVQYSYYINNCTLTIRDLRESDSAVYKFRFTTNQLPGYTGLTGVTLSVTEPDLQVQVRSTWPKLKCHSRCVLPARHSYVWFRNERKIWKETSYSYSSDIDPADSYSCAIKQHERWRSPPVYAPKLPSVSVSPSAEIVEGSSVTLTCSSDANPAATYTWYKNNGNLYHHPQRQESQLVFSSIQSSDSGEYDCTAENELGWRTSNYISINVKYAPKLPSVSVSPSAEIVEGSSVTLTCSSDANPAATYTWYKKNQTLHHGEKDIYHFTSISSEDRGTYFCKSQNQHGQINSSSLFLDVQYAPKLPSVSVRPSAEMMEGSSVNLTCSSDAKPAAKYTWYKEDEDSPKALGPIFAITDIRAEQSGNYYCEAENKRGRHNSTLQLIIVSRSMKSVAAGSITAIFLAIIFVLAFLFIRRKRSWKQTPEPRQRPDDNAQANMGAVYDIPPAPRQTTPSEQQDDLCYASVSFSKNQEDPLYSNVRLNQPNRHREEEEDEDDVEYSVVNFKSAGAATESIQEEPAEDSSVLYSTVLKKPRV
- the LOC144462498 gene encoding B-cell receptor CD22-like isoform X1, encoding MSSTAAAAASGFVVFLLSVQVIQGQNGWAVTYTSTEICAVKGSTVNIGCSYTYPPTTGAQYNRLKDRIWFTKMNGNVPVDLRKISNRVQYSYYINNCTLTIRDLRESDSAVYKFRFTTNQLPGYTGLTGVTLSVTEPDLQVQVRSTWPKLKCHSRCVLPARHSYVWFRNERKIWKETSYSYSSDIDPADSYSCAIKQHERWRSPPVYAPKLPSVSVSPSAEIVEGSSVTLTCSSDANPAATYTWYKNNGNLYHHPQRQESQLVFSSIQSSDSGEYDCTAENELGWRTSNYISINVKYAPKLPSVSVSPSAEIVEGSSVTLTCSSDANPAATYTWYKKNQTLHHGEKDIYHFTSISSEDRGTYFCKSQNQHGQINSSSLFLDVQYAPKLPSVSVRPSAEMMEGSSVNLTCSSDAKPAAKYTWYKEDEDSPKALGPIFAITDIRAEQSGNYYCEAENKRGRHNSTLQLIIVSRSMKSVAAGSITAIFLAIIFVLAFLFIKRKRSSKQTPEPRQRPGGNAQANMGAVYDIPPAPRQTTPSEQQDDLCYANVSFSKNQEDPLYSNVRLNQPNRHREEEEDEDDVEYSVVNFKSAGAATESIQEEPAEDSSVLYSTVLKKPRV